The Streptomyces sp. NBC_01689 genome includes a window with the following:
- a CDS encoding exo-alpha-sialidase yields the protein MPSSLRARLRSTAAAALTAALTAAALIALPGPAGAQQATAPAEFEQQVLFKAAQDPGYACFRIPAVVRTPRGTLLAFAEGRVHDCGDAGDIDIVVKRSTDGGRTWGPLQVVNEGAGDTHGNPAPVVDARTGRVVLAETYNTGRTDGRSCDVPCDRTPHLQYSDDDGLSWSAPRDLSDEILPPEWNSWYATGPVHGIQLTRGRHTGRLVFGVNTETWDGSRVTANNAALITSDDGGSHWRIGATDSWPIADDGTFRQKPSELTLTQRTDGAVLVSGREQDGTDLGHRTQAVSRDGGDTFTAPFRDLPDLYAPQVQGSVLRLDDRMLLACPGDPDRRRTMMIRSSYDGGRTWDSVDRGTVVTTDWSGYSDLTRIDGDTVGLLYEGGAVDARDEIRFARFTESRLTPRRGPDPTTADLAPRTARAAVLGGPRATTGVLGGALEFDGADDAVRLPYQDRLPLGAEDFTASLWFRYTATTGEQPLLWMGGIGTTQPQVWMRAEPASDRITALITTRNGATPPATASVRLPGARDDGRWHHLVLRRDRSAGLLTLFVDGTSVSAADVPGSVSRNSPFGVHVGQRMDSRAYFTGAIDEVQVYDRALSDAELSAPPDRKAGRDAVLYLPLDDVRGGR from the coding sequence ATGCCGTCAAGCCTCCGCGCTCGTCTGAGATCCACCGCGGCAGCCGCCCTCACGGCCGCCCTCACCGCGGCCGCGCTGATCGCGCTGCCCGGCCCGGCCGGGGCCCAACAGGCCACCGCTCCGGCCGAGTTCGAGCAGCAGGTGCTCTTCAAGGCGGCCCAGGACCCGGGCTACGCCTGTTTCCGCATCCCCGCCGTCGTCCGGACGCCGCGGGGCACCCTGCTGGCGTTCGCCGAGGGACGCGTCCACGACTGCGGTGACGCGGGCGACATCGACATCGTCGTCAAGCGGTCGACGGACGGCGGCCGGACCTGGGGCCCGCTCCAGGTCGTGAACGAGGGCGCGGGTGACACGCACGGCAACCCCGCGCCCGTCGTGGACGCGCGGACCGGCCGTGTGGTGCTGGCCGAGACGTACAACACGGGCCGTACGGACGGCCGCAGTTGTGACGTCCCCTGTGACCGCACCCCGCATCTGCAGTACAGCGACGACGACGGTCTCAGCTGGTCGGCGCCGAGGGACCTGAGCGACGAGATCCTCCCGCCGGAGTGGAACTCCTGGTACGCCACCGGTCCCGTGCACGGCATCCAGCTGACCCGCGGCCGGCACACCGGACGCCTGGTCTTCGGCGTCAACACCGAGACGTGGGACGGCAGCCGGGTGACCGCCAACAACGCCGCCCTCATCACCAGCGACGACGGCGGGAGCCACTGGCGGATCGGCGCCACCGACTCGTGGCCCATCGCCGACGACGGCACCTTCCGCCAGAAGCCGTCCGAACTGACGCTCACCCAGCGGACCGACGGCGCCGTGCTCGTCAGCGGGCGCGAGCAGGACGGCACCGATCTCGGCCACCGCACCCAGGCCGTCAGCCGGGACGGCGGCGACACCTTCACCGCCCCCTTCCGCGACCTCCCGGACCTCTACGCGCCCCAGGTACAGGGTTCCGTCCTGCGCCTGGACGACCGGATGCTGCTGGCCTGCCCCGGCGATCCCGACCGCCGCAGGACCATGATGATCCGTTCCTCCTACGACGGGGGCCGCACCTGGGACAGCGTGGACCGCGGCACGGTCGTCACCACGGACTGGTCCGGCTACTCGGACCTGACCCGGATCGACGGCGACACCGTGGGACTGCTGTACGAGGGCGGCGCGGTCGACGCGCGCGACGAGATCCGCTTCGCCCGCTTCACCGAGAGCCGGCTCACGCCACGCCGGGGACCGGACCCCACGACGGCCGACCTCGCCCCGCGCACCGCACGGGCCGCGGTGCTCGGCGGCCCCCGCGCGACGACGGGCGTCCTGGGCGGCGCCCTGGAGTTCGACGGCGCCGATGACGCCGTACGGCTGCCGTACCAGGACCGTCTGCCCCTCGGCGCCGAGGACTTCACCGCGTCCCTGTGGTTCCGCTACACGGCGACCACCGGGGAGCAGCCGCTGCTGTGGATGGGCGGGATCGGCACCACGCAGCCGCAGGTGTGGATGCGCGCGGAGCCCGCGTCCGACCGGATCACCGCGCTGATCACCACCCGCAACGGCGCGACGCCCCCGGCCACCGCGTCGGTACGCCTCCCGGGCGCCCGCGACGACGGCCGGTGGCACCACCTCGTGCTGCGCCGCGACAGGAGCGCCGGGCTGCTCACGCTCTTCGTCGACGGTACGTCGGTGAGCGCCGCGGACGTGCCCGGATCGGTCAGCCGCAACTCGCCGTTCGGAGTGCATGTGGGACAACGGATGGACAGCCGGGCCTACTTCACCGGGGCGATCGACGAGGTACAGGTCTACGACCGGGCGTTGAGCGACGCGGAGCTGTCCGCACCTCCGGACCGGAAGGCGGGCCGGGACGCCGTCCTGTACCTGCCTCTGGACGATGTGCGCGGCGGCCGCTGA